From Paenibacillus sp. PL2-23:
TTACATGCTGGAAAGCGTCAAATTTGAGCTCTAAGTGCATTTTTTGTCCGTTAGCGTCGTGGTATTCAAACCGGCGCGAAAATACAAAAAAAGCCCGCTGTGCGGGCTTTTCTAAATACATCGGGCCAACCAATCTTCCTCCTACCCATCTCCGTCTGCGTCGTCAAGCAGCGTTCTCAGCCGTTCGATCGCTCTTCGCTGAATGCGGGATACGCTCATCTGGGAGATGCCCAGCCGCTCCGCAATGTCACGCTGCGGCAGGCCTTGCGAATAAGCCAGCTCCAGGACAACCTGCTCCTGCTCCTTCAGCTGGCTGAAAGCCTCGCGCAAGTCCATCCGGCTCTCCAGCGACTCCACACCATCGGGCTCTGCGGCAATCATATCGCCGATTGTCGCCGCCCCTTCGCCCTCTGCAGAGAGAGGTGTATCCAGCGACACATATTGATATGACTCCCTGGACGTCAGCACCTCGATCGTCTCCTCGACGGACAGCTCCAGCCTCTCGGCGATCTCCTCAATCTTCGGGGAACGGCCGTACTGCGCAGTCAGCTCGTCGATTGTTTTCTGCACGAGCAGCCCTTTTTCTTTTATCCGCCTAGGAACCTGTATGTACCATGATTTATCGCGTAAAAAATTTTTGAGATGGCCAATGATGCTTTTCATCGCATAGCCTTCAAACGGAATACCCTTGTCAGGATCGAATTGCCTGAACAACCGAAGCATGGACATCTGGCCGACCTGATACAAATCCTCATATAGATCAGGTCGGCTTCTAGACAGCTTGCCGGCAGCCATCCGAACGATCGCCTCGTAATGCATGAGCAGAGCGGTTGCGCTGTCGTTGCACTCCTCGGCTCGATAACGCCGCATGAACTCCTCCACTTGCTTGGGGGTTAGCTCCGAGGACTTCCCGATCATACCATCTCCTCGTTTCTGCTCAAGCGCTTAATGAGTACAACCTCCGTGCCATTGTCCGAATTGACCTGCACCTCATCCATCAGGGCTTGCATCATAAAGATGCCAAGACCGCCGACAACCGCGTCCGCAATCGCCAAGCCATGCAGCGTCGGCCTGCTAGACTCAATCCCAATTCTATTATAGTTGCGTCCATTGTCCTTCACCGTAATCTGCAGTGTGCCTTCACCCTGCAGGAACGAGAGATGGATATCGCCAGCTTCCGTTGCATCATAGGCATGAAGCACAGCATTCGAGCACGCCTCGGTGACCGCAACCTTCATATCCTCAATTTCTTCATAAGAAAAGCCCGCTTTGCCCGCAACAGCGAACAAAACGGCTCTCACCATATCCAAGTATTCGGCCTTGGCCGGTATCGACAATTTCACGGGGGCTATGTTCATCATCCATATCCTCTCTCTTTCCTATCAAGTATACCTTAATTTTGCCTCAAGCGAGTCATTACGCGAATAGTGGATGCGATGGCATCGGCGATGGCGCCTACCTTCCCGCTGCTTGCGTCGCGTGCCGCTTTGCCTCCTTGCTTCACCTTCACCGCGGCACCAATCGCCGCTTCCTTCACTGACATGGTCAAAGCCTGGGCGGCAATCCCGATCTCCTTGACGCTG
This genomic window contains:
- a CDS encoding sigma-70 family RNA polymerase sigma factor; the encoded protein is MIGKSSELTPKQVEEFMRRYRAEECNDSATALLMHYEAIVRMAAGKLSRSRPDLYEDLYQVGQMSMLRLFRQFDPDKGIPFEGYAMKSIIGHLKNFLRDKSWYIQVPRRIKEKGLLVQKTIDELTAQYGRSPKIEEIAERLELSVEETIEVLTSRESYQYVSLDTPLSAEGEGAATIGDMIAAEPDGVESLESRMDLREAFSQLKEQEQVVLELAYSQGLPQRDIAERLGISQMSVSRIQRRAIERLRTLLDDADGDG
- a CDS encoding ATP-binding protein, with product MNIAPVKLSIPAKAEYLDMVRAVLFAVAGKAGFSYEEIEDMKVAVTEACSNAVLHAYDATEAGDIHLSFLQGEGTLQITVKDNGRNYNRIGIESSRPTLHGLAIADAVVGGLGIFMMQALMDEVQVNSDNGTEVVLIKRLSRNEEMV